The Vampirovibrio chlorellavorus genome includes the window TGGAGCCCTCCCCGAACTGGGAGAGCCCGGTACTGTAAATATCCGCTTGCATACTGGCTTTCAGGCCATCCGCCAGACGCAGGATATTGTTTTTCAGGGAATTGGCCACCGTGGCGTCCTGATTTTTGGCGTAGAGCAGGTAGTTGGTGATGCCCAGTATGGCCGGGTTCATCCAGGTGAAGCGTTGCAGGGGCACGTCCCCCACGTGGGTCAAAAAGTAGCGATGATACGGCTCTTTGCCGGTACTGATGTACAATTCCGCGGCGGCCCACAGCCGGTAGGGCAGATCGCCCTTGGCTTTGGGCGTCAAAAATTCCCCGGAACCGGAAAAATCGATGTCTGAGCGCTGGTAAATCACCCCGGGATGGCTTTCCAGAAAGCTCCAGGCTTTTTCGGCCGCCCGTAAGGCTTTCACGCTGTAGCCCAAATCGATTGACTTGAAATCCCGCACGGCCATAGCGAATACGGCGGCGGCGCTGGCGGTGTCCTGCGTGGTGATGCCGTAAACATAGCGGGTTTGCTCATCGTCGGTGGGGCCCACTTTGCCCGGCCATTTTTTGCCAGCCACCTTGCGATAGAAGGAGCCATCCTTGCGTTGCATGGTCAGCAGCCACTCCAGCCCGTTTTTCACTTCGTGGTGCAGGTCATCGGTGACCCCATAGCCGGGCTCAAACAGGGGATAATCCATACGGAAGTATTGAAAGGCCTTGGGGCCCCACTCGTGCATGGCCATCAATCGGGCTGCGGACAGGGCGGTGGACGTTACGTATTTCGCGTAATCGCTGCCGTTGTGCCAGCCGCCCACCACGTCCAGGGTTTCTCCCAGGCTGAGGCGGGGGGTGTTACTCTCTTCCAGTTGCTCGGCATCCCGCAGGTGGCAGGCACCCCGGTAAATTTTCAGGACGCGATCCTCGATTTCGCTGCCGCAGCGCTGAAAGTAGAAGCTGCGCACCACCGGCTTCAGGTTGTCCCAGTAGAGATAGTCGTTGATCTGGACGGGTTTGGATTTCACATCGCTGCCTTCCACCCGTAATTCGTAGGTACCGGGCAACTGAAAGTCGGAAAAGTCCAGCAGCAGGTTCTTGGTGCCGGGGCCTTGCTGGGTTTCATCCTGAAAAGCCTGAATGTTATCCACTTTATAGACGGTGGCCCCCAGCAATACCGGAAATTTGGGATTGCGTTTGGTGGGGTCAAACAGCACCACTTCAATTTTTTGATCTTCGGGGACATCTTCCAGAATGGCCACTTTGGCCCCTTGAGGATGATAGCCGATGGCCGACTGGCGGAAGGCCATGGCAGCGGCGTCGGGAATCAGGCTGATGAAAGCGGACAGGGTAAAAACGGCAAAGGCACAGGCCTTTCGGGTCAGAAATGGGGACATAAGATGCTTCAGCCTCTGGCAACCAACACAGTGGAACCATCTTAGGCAAGATGCCCCACCCTGTCAAAACGCAGGCATTAACTTTATAAAAATTTATGCCTTAAACCTTTACCGGTTGAAGCGCCTCTGAGCTTCGGATCATTATCATTGATCCATTCTTCATCGCTTTCTTCACCAGCACGAGCAATTTCATTGTAATCTTCTTCGAGCTGGTTTAATGCTTTCTCCATAGCACACTGAAAAGGGGCTACTACTTCAATTAATTTACAGGTAACTGGTTCACGCTCAAGTAAGTTAGTTTTGAAAACCGAATCCATAAAGCACTTGGCAAGCCCTTCTGTAATAAGTAAAGGAATTGTGCCAATTACCTTAACTGGCAAAGTAACTTTATTTACAAAAAAATCATTTTTTTTCAGTTCTTCAGTATCTTTAGCGGGTTCTGAGGAAGAACTAGGGCCTTCAGCAGCCCATCGAGCACTCTTAGCCTGTTTCATATATTGTTTGGCTAATGTGGTATCACCCTTCATCTTTGCAGCGATTGCAGCTCGTCTATAAGCTCTCGCCTTCTGTGTTTCCGCAGAGGTTTCCGTGAGCGAAAGTAACATTTTTTCTTCTGCAAAATTGTAATAATGTCTTTTGTCAGCTGCGTGTTTTGCGTTACTTAAAAATTGATCTCCCACGAAAAAGTTTTGTGAGGGGCCAAATTTTCTGACTTTGGCATATCTTTCTTTATCGGCGACTAGGAATTTATCTAATTTATTTAAACCCCATCCTGCTGCGGTAGCAGCAGCGTCACTTTCATCAAGAGCGCCATCCCATGACGAACCTTCACCGGATCCAAACAAAATACTTTTTCTACTAAAAACATCGTTTTGAGGGCCGTATGGATTGGGACCCACATACTTTAAGGGGCTTGGTTGATTGAGGGAAGCCGGGGCTGAATTTTTTTGCTCTTTTAGCTTTCGAGACAGGTAACCCGTCGACATGGTGGCTAAAAGTGCTGTCGGTAAGCTAGCGCCACTACCTGCTGACAGTCCAGCCACAAAGGATACCGGTGAAAAGTGAAAGTTGTTCGTAGAATTACTACTCATACTTTAAAAACCCACAATCGTTAAATGACTTAATCTATTACTACTACAAAAACTATCAATCGGCGAGTTTAAAAATCCTCTATTAATAGTTGTTATCTTTAACAAAAAAATACGGGTAGGCAAAGGCACAAAGCGCGGGGAGGTCTGGAGGGGGGACAGGGCTTGCCCTGGACTCTGTCCCCTCTCCAGTGGGGTCTAAGGGGCAACGCCCCTTAAAAAACTGGCGCTAAGGAGCAACGCCCCTGAAAGGAAAGTCACAGCTTAAAGCGTGGGGACAATTTCACTGAACAGGCACACCCGGGGTAGATCATCCGCATCCGCTTTGCTGTGGTACAGGGCATGCCGCCCATAGCGCATTAGGGTGTCGGCATCCTCACACCGGGCATCTCTCAAGGGATAAGACACGATTCCCGCGCTGACCAGCACTTCTTCGGTGTAGCCGCCCTGCTGAAACACCTGTGTGTTCAGTGTTGTCACCATGCGGGCAGCCAGGGTCCTGGCACCGGCTTCCGTGCTTCGGGGCAGCAAAATGCCGATTTCATCATCCCCTATGCGGGCCATCACATCCTCATGCCGAATCATGCCGATGATCTGCTCCCCCAAAAATCGCAACAGAGCGTTCACAAACTGGTAGCCATAGCTATCCAGATATATTTGATAACAATCCAGCCCCAATACCATTAGGGAGAGTTCCGCCTGATGGCGCTTGGCCAGGGACAACTCTCCGGTGAGACGGCTCATAAAGTACGGGCGGCTGAACAGGTTGCTCACCTCATCCCGCTGGGCGGATTCCGACAAGGCAGCCAGCAACTCTGCCTGACGGATGGCCCCACTCAAGCTGTTCAGCCACTCAAAATCGCTACCCGTGGCGGACACCCAATGGCAGTCGATGTCCAGAACAGGCAATGGGGCGTCGTGGCTGGCTGCGGGCAAAAGTCCAATCAGGGCGGTGGCCGCTCGGGCGAACCGACATCGCTCTAACAGGGCCGTCAGCTCGGTCAGCGGCAAATCGGAGAAGATGACCGCCTGTGGGGCGTCCCATAACTGCTCCAGCAAGGCCGCTTCAGAGTTCGGCGTTTTGATGGGGAATCGATCACCCACGAGCGTGGTTAATCGGGCCCTGAACGCTTCTGGCTGTTGGCATAGCAGGTAAATTTCTGTCATGTTTACTATTATAAAGCGCTTTTCCGCCCGGGGTGAAGCAGGAGCGAATGGGTGGGTGGATATTATGGATTTAACCGCTTAAATCGGTTAGCAGGCCCGCATAACGCTCCAGTTTATCCGACAGGCGGGCCAACTCCAGCGGTGTTATTTGCAAAATAAGCTCTTCCGAGGGCAACGCCACCAGTTCCACCATCCCGGTCAAGGCATTCAGGCGAAATTCGTAGCGCTTGCCCGTTTCCAGAGAGACATTCATAAGGCCCCGCATTTTGGCGAACAATCGAATCTGCTCGGCCTCCTCTTCGGAGAACGCTTCGCCCTGCTCGTCCTTGTCCTCCTCGGCCTGTTCCCGACGGCGTTCTTCTTCCAGAGCCTTGATGGCTTCTTCGCTGGACAGTTTTTGAATCAGCGGCTTACCCGCCTGTTCCGCACGGGCCAGATTTCCCGCTGTGTAGGGATTCAGCGGGTCGGTGTACGGATTGACCTGAGCGGGTCTGGGTAAGCCTTCAAATCCCATGGTTTGAGCGCTCTCTGCATTTGGGTCATCTGTGGGATACGCTGCTACTTGTATCTTCTCGGCGGATCGGCTAAATTCTTTAGGATAAGTATTCACAATTGATACAATTCCCATGGATTTTGCACTGTATCACATCCTCACCCAACAACTGTCACCGTCTCCCGATCTCTCACTGGTAAAGCAAGGACAATTGCTGCCTGAAGAATGGCCCGTGGTGCTGGAGAAAATTTCCACGTTTCGCAAGAAAGTGCAGTTTTTCACCATCACCGACGGCAAAACGCCCTTGATCTGCTATTCCAGCGTGCCGGATCTCTACAACCGCATCACCGCCACCGAACTGGGGACCATCATCCATTTGCTGGGGGCCCGCACGGTCTTTGATCAGCAGCATCGCTGTTATGTGCTGCATATTGAGGACTTTGTCACCCTGAAGCAGTACGACGAGCATCTTCGGAGAATTCGAGAAGCGGAAGCGCGACGTCTGGCTGATTTGGCTGATGAGATGGCCGAGTATCACCGCACCCATCGGGACTGAACCGCTTTATGGCAAAAGCCCCCGGCGTCTGTTTTTACTTCGGGACGTTTAACCCCATTCATAACGGCCATCTGATGGTGGCGCAATCCGCTTTAAGCCAGTTTGGGCAGAGGCTTGGCTTTGAACGGGTGGTGTTTGTGCCCGCTGGCAATCCCCCTCACCGGTATCAGGAGCCGGATTTGCTGGAAGCTACCCTTCGCTTGGAAATGGTGCGGCGGGCTACGGCGGATAATGCTGCCTTTGCGGTGAGTGACGTTGAAATAGGGCGTCCCGGCAAAAGTTACACCGTGGATACCCTGCAAGCCCTCACTCAGCAGTACGCACTGCCACAGCCGGTTCCCTTGATCATTGGGGCCGATGCGCTGGCTCAGCTGGCAACCTGGCGTCAGCCGCAGCGGCTGGTAGAAATGGTCCACTTTTTACAGGCTCCTCGTCCGGGCTTTGACCTCGTACGGCAAATCAACCTGAATGGCGAACTGGCGCCCCTGGGCACATCTCCCATTGATATGCCGCCGCTGGGTATTTCTTCCAGCTGGATTCGCCAGACGCTGGCCACAAGCCCCACGGGGGCTGAGGGGCTGCGCTACTATCTGCCCGCCCCGGTCCTCCAGTTTATTCGGTGGAATGGGCTGTATACGTAAATTTATCTTAATTTTGGGGTTCAAGGGCTCAACTTTGGGGAAAGGCTGCCGATACGAAAGAGGATCGTGTTGAGCCATAACCAGTGGGGTTTTCTGAGATGACAATCCAATGTTCCCGCCTCGTCAAACGCCAGGCCTTACGGGGGCAGAATCTGGTGGAGCTGGTTCTCACCTTGCCCTTTATGCTCATCCTGATCTTTTTCATTATCGACTCAGGACGGGCCTGGATGGCCTATGAAAGCGCCAAGATGGCCGTTCGCGACGCTGCTTACACCGCCTCTATCTTTCAAAACCCGGAAGTGGGTCAAAGGCAGTTGAACGTGAAAATAGTGTCCAGCGGTCTGAAAGGTTCCGGCACGGTGACTCAGGTGCCCAATCAACACGCTTATCGGGCCAGTATTCAGGTGGAATTTACACCGCTGTTCGGAGAACTGGCCATTCCCACAATCTCGGGCCCCATCCGCCTGTTGCCGGGCGCTATTCCCATTTCCTACTCCAACGTCACCGATGTGGCCCTGTATTGAAAGCCCTCTAGTGTCCCTTGGTGCTGCGGGTCTCCTCCACGGGGTGCTGCTTGCACATGGCAAACACTTTTAACTGCACGTCCACAATGTCAAAGCCCCGGTTCTGGGCCAATGATTCAGCGAATTCCATGATCACATCGCTTTCAAACTCTTCGGTGGTGCCGCAGTCCAGGCAAATAATGTGATGATGCGGCGATTTGGGGTTTCGGGCCAGCTCATAATGCTTGTGGTCTTCCGCAAAGTCCAGTTCCCGCAGTACCCCCAGAGAGGCCAGCAGTTTTAGGGTACGGTAGGACGTCGCCAGGCTGATATCGGAGTTTTCCAGGCGCAGGGTTTTTTGCAGCTCCTCCGCGCTTAAATGCTCGCCTTCGGGCAGCTCGTAAAACAAATCCAGAATTTTTTCCCGCTGTGGGGTCAGCCGAAACCCTTTTTGGCGAAGGATTTCGGACAGCTCTGCTCGGCTTTGTATGGTGGGGGTGTCAGTCATCAGTCAGACGCGTTTCTTTTTCTGTCTATTTTTTTGTAGAATATACCACAGGCCTTAAATTTTAGAATACCATCGGGCCCGGGGCAAATGGCCTTGGCCAAGAACCCGCCATTTGTTAGCGCTTTGAGCGATCACCCTGATTTTATTGCAAGCAATCCATAAAGGCACCCGCCATGCACGCTGAGCCCCTCCTCCTCTTCATCAATCTGGGAGTCCCGGAACTCTCCATCATCGTTTTGCTGGTTCTAATCCTGTTTGGCCCCGGCAAGTTACCCGGCGTCATGAAGTCTCTGGGAGACGGGGTGCGCCAGTTCAAGGACGCAGCCAGCGGAGACGCCGCCAAAAAGGCCGATAAGAACGAGTAAACCGTTCCGGCGTCTGTCCACCGGGTGAACCCGGGCGGAAGCCCTCAGGCAGGTTTTCAAAGAGACTCCTATATAATGAAAAGCGTCGGCACTGAAGGATGGGGATCACAGTGAAGTCATCGACCCAGCGAATTGTCCTGTTGGCGCTTTCCATCGGCATCGCCGGTTACGCTCTGCTTAAATTCGTGCCGACCCTGGTTGATACCGCGGCCATCAAGGCTCAAATTGAGGACGGGCTGCACAAATCCACGGGGGTGCATTTTCGCATCAAGGCCCTCACCCTAGAGGGCACCCTCTTTCAGGGGATTCAGGCGCACCTGAATACCACGGCCATTACCGATATCCAGCATCACCCGCTGGGGCATATTGAAAACATTACGGTGCAGATTCGCTATTTGCCCCTGCTGACCCGCCAGACCCCGGAAATCGCCAAAATCCATCTGAATCACGTCTTTATTCCGGTGGGTCAGTACAGTCTGTTCAAGTCGCTCAAGCTGAAGCTGATCAAGCCTCAAAAAACGGGCTTCCTGAATCCTGCCGAACTCAAGGACGCTGAACTGCTGCTGACAGACTATCTGGTGGAGGATCGCAGGCCCGCTCCCGTCAGTCGAATCGATTTCCCGGGCATACAACGCTTTCGCATCGAAGGCAAGGTATTATCCCTGCGGCACCTGGAGTCTCGGCGTCCTTTATCGTTACAGGCCCAGGGGCAATTGGCCTACTTGGGCGGACTTCCCAAGTCGTTCAGCGCCCCGCTTTACCGGATAGCCCCCTATCAACTGTTTGTGGAGGTTCCACAGTCCGTCACCCAGCCAAAGCATGTGTTTGGGCTGACCGATTTGAGCCGATTGAAACTGACCCTGGGGGGGCCACGGGTCCCTGTTTCCTTTAGCTACCGATATGATCCCCGGCAACAGGCGGAAGCGCAGTTAAAAAGCCAGGGGATGAATTTGGCTCAGGCTCAGGCGTTGGTGTTTCAGTTGGCCAACACCCTTGGCCCGCCCCTGCCTACCCTGCCCTATCGGTTGACCGGCGTGGTCCGCTCCGATGCCCGCTTTCATGTATCCGTAAAGCCAGAGACCCTGGCGCTGCGGCGCGCCCAAGGCACGCTGAATTTCAGGCAAATGGCGCTCTATCGATTGAATCACCTGAAAACGCCCTTATTGAATGCCCTTAAGGGGGAGGTCCGTCTGAAGGGCGACAAAATAGAGGTTCACGACGGGGCCTTACTGGCTCAGGGCTTGCCCTTGCGTTTTTCAGGCGGGTATTGGTTGAATAGTCAGCAAGTGCGGGCCGTGTTGTTTGGGCGAAACCTGAACCTGGAGGCTGTGACGGATAAGGCGATTCGCTGGGGTTTTCCCG containing:
- a CDS encoding Fur family transcriptional regulator is translated as MTDTPTIQSRAELSEILRQKGFRLTPQREKILDLFYELPEGEHLSAEELQKTLRLENSDISLATSYRTLKLLASLGVLRELDFAEDHKHYELARNPKSPHHHIICLDCGTTEEFESDVIMEFAESLAQNRGFDIVDVQLKVFAMCKQHPVEETRSTKGH
- a CDS encoding Sec-independent protein translocase subunit TatA/TatB, which produces MHAEPLLLFINLGVPELSIIVLLVLILFGPGKLPGVMKSLGDGVRQFKDAASGDAAKKADKNE
- a CDS encoding TadE family protein, which codes for MTIQCSRLVKRQALRGQNLVELVLTLPFMLILIFFIIDSGRAWMAYESAKMAVRDAAYTASIFQNPEVGQRQLNVKIVSSGLKGSGTVTQVPNQHAYRASIQVEFTPLFGELAIPTISGPIRLLPGAIPISYSNVTDVALY
- a CDS encoding GGDEF domain-containing protein; protein product: MTEIYLLCQQPEAFRARLTTLVGDRFPIKTPNSEAALLEQLWDAPQAVIFSDLPLTELTALLERCRFARAATALIGLLPAASHDAPLPVLDIDCHWVSATGSDFEWLNSLSGAIRQAELLAALSESAQRDEVSNLFSRPYFMSRLTGELSLAKRHQAELSLMVLGLDCYQIYLDSYGYQFVNALLRFLGEQIIGMIRHEDVMARIGDDEIGILLPRSTEAGARTLAARMVTTLNTQVFQQGGYTEEVLVSAGIVSYPLRDARCEDADTLMRYGRHALYHSKADADDLPRVCLFSEIVPTL
- a CDS encoding glycoside hydrolase family 9 protein → MSPFLTRKACAFAVFTLSAFISLIPDAAAMAFRQSAIGYHPQGAKVAILEDVPEDQKIEVVLFDPTKRNPKFPVLLGATVYKVDNIQAFQDETQQGPGTKNLLLDFSDFQLPGTYELRVEGSDVKSKPVQINDYLYWDNLKPVVRSFYFQRCGSEIEDRVLKIYRGACHLRDAEQLEESNTPRLSLGETLDVVGGWHNGSDYAKYVTSTALSAARLMAMHEWGPKAFQYFRMDYPLFEPGYGVTDDLHHEVKNGLEWLLTMQRKDGSFYRKVAGKKWPGKVGPTDDEQTRYVYGITTQDTASAAAVFAMAVRDFKSIDLGYSVKALRAAEKAWSFLESHPGVIYQRSDIDFSGSGEFLTPKAKGDLPYRLWAAAELYISTGKEPYHRYFLTHVGDVPLQRFTWMNPAILGITNYLLYAKNQDATVANSLKNNILRLADGLKASMQADIYSTGLSQFGEGSNPEIAERIALLLSAYRLSGDISYRQAASRSVTYFYGMNPLAMTYITGMEGQSVKYPAHRWSQVMDKVVPGLLVDGPNEGATDGSTPKGLGARSYVDEAKATGSNESRILNNASLAFVLAALNDAYNSGPQGDKEKSGDPNSPLNFKLAPERLRPAKKGGK
- the nadD gene encoding nicotinate-nucleotide adenylyltransferase, yielding MAKAPGVCFYFGTFNPIHNGHLMVAQSALSQFGQRLGFERVVFVPAGNPPHRYQEPDLLEATLRLEMVRRATADNAAFAVSDVEIGRPGKSYTVDTLQALTQQYALPQPVPLIIGADALAQLATWRQPQRLVEMVHFLQAPRPGFDLVRQINLNGELAPLGTSPIDMPPLGISSSWIRQTLATSPTGAEGLRYYLPAPVLQFIRWNGLYT